The DNA window TAGTCATCATCGAACGCCGTTAACGGCATTGTCGCGGCCGTTCACCGCGGCCCCTGCGACCTATCGCGGGTGCAGTCCGACGCGTCGGCGCCGCGGGATGGTCCGCACCACCCCGACCGCGCAGGTGCTGGCGATGCGGCGCGGCCGCCGGCTGGCCGGTCGGCCCGTGCCGACACCGAGCGCCTTTGTGGGCTTGGAGCTTGACGATCAGGCTTACGCCGGGGTGCCGTGCTGGAGCGCCGGGCCGACCGGTTGGGCGCACATCACTGTGGCGGTGACCTACGACCTGCACTATGGGCGTGTGCGGCCGTTGATGTGCAATGGCGGTATCGCCAAACCCGCCCTGGTCGTGATTGCCGCGGCTATGGCCCGCTACGCCGACTGGCGCACCGGGCGGGGCTGCCGGCCCACCAACACCCAACTTGCCGCCGACACCGGCTATGACGAACGCACCATCCAACGCGCCCATGAATGCCTGCGCCTGCTGGGGGTGGCCACCGAGATCCTGCGCGGCCGGCAGCGCACCTACACCGAACGCATGGCCTCGTGGCGCCTGGGCGATCGCCACCGCGGGTGGGCCTCGGTGTGGGCGCTGCACGACAACGCCCACCTCACCCGACTTGTCCACAGCTTGTCACCCCACCTGGAACGGTCCCCAGTAACCACCACACCCCCCTGTTCTGTCCGACTGATCACTACCCGCGCGGGCGCTCACCGCGCCCGGCATCACGGC is part of the Mycobacterium paragordonae genome and encodes:
- a CDS encoding helix-turn-helix domain-containing protein codes for the protein MVRTTPTAQVLAMRRGRRLAGRPVPTPSAFVGLELDDQAYAGVPCWSAGPTGWAHITVAVTYDLHYGRVRPLMCNGGIAKPALVVIAAAMARYADWRTGRGCRPTNTQLAADTGYDERTIQRAHECLRLLGVATEILRGRQRTYTERMASWRLGDRHRGWASVWALHDNAHLTRLVHSLSPHLERSPVTTTPPCSVRLITTRAGAHRARHHGATRRRAPDEAGRRLAGRWRADPHAPAWARMFSANSWAAMLAAPARHGWTPHDLTALVADWLGTGHWIPDRPARPIALLGTLLAWHSAHNTLAARPSALDEARAVHAEAARAARQMARDADHCAHLLGRTAARMAATGPGRAAAFAELAAVRRRAALRRTATAAADHARMSGLVEHARRDHHRAPAADRRDP